The following coding sequences are from one Bradyrhizobium sp. 200 window:
- a CDS encoding aldo/keto reductase yields the protein MNHRLSPALRRIGLGCMALTGIYGPISRDTAVKIIRRALDLDIIHFDTAEIYGAYLNEELLSEALGSDRTRVEIATKFGYRLQDGKIVGLDSRPQSIRLAVEGSLRRLRREYIDVLYQHRPDPAVPIEDVVGTMANLVNEGKVLALGLSATDQDSVRRAAAIHPIAFIQNEYSLIARDPEKALLASLQETSTQFVCYSPLGRGILAGTPLKETQQSLTDYRNKDARFQPLRHAELVDRLASLWQIAAARSVSPAAIALAWLLSKSPALHVIPSATDVEQLNANVLSENVTLTAEEIDALDLVAAT from the coding sequence ATGAATCACCGCCTATCCCCGGCCCTGCGCCGCATCGGTCTCGGATGTATGGCCCTGACGGGCATCTATGGCCCGATCTCGCGAGACACCGCAGTCAAGATCATTCGGCGCGCCTTGGATCTTGATATCATTCACTTCGACACGGCCGAGATTTACGGTGCCTACCTAAACGAAGAACTGTTGTCCGAAGCGCTTGGCTCCGACCGGACGAGAGTCGAAATCGCCACTAAATTCGGATATCGCCTCCAAGATGGCAAGATCGTTGGATTGGACAGCCGGCCGCAGTCGATCCGCCTGGCCGTGGAAGGCTCGCTGCGACGACTGCGTCGTGAATACATAGATGTCCTTTACCAGCATCGACCTGATCCCGCTGTGCCGATCGAAGATGTCGTCGGCACTATGGCGAACTTGGTGAACGAGGGGAAGGTACTGGCGCTCGGTTTGTCCGCCACCGATCAAGACTCAGTCCGGCGCGCGGCAGCAATCCATCCAATCGCTTTCATCCAGAATGAATACTCCCTGATCGCTCGCGATCCCGAAAAAGCGCTTCTGGCGAGCCTACAAGAGACCTCAACACAATTTGTCTGCTATTCTCCGTTGGGACGCGGGATACTCGCCGGCACGCCGCTCAAGGAGACCCAGCAGTCTCTGACAGACTACCGAAATAAAGACGCTCGGTTTCAACCGCTACGCCACGCCGAGCTAGTCGACCGGCTTGCATCACTCTGGCAGATAGCCGCCGCTCGATCGGTTTCACCGGCCGCAATTGCTCTCGCCTGGCTGCTGTCCAAATCACCAGCACTCCACGTCATTCCAAGCGCGACCGACGTGGAGCAATTGAACGCCAACGTCCTCAGTGAGAACGTTACTTTGACGGCCGAAGAAATCGACGCGCTCGACTTAGTCGCTGCGACTTAG